From Hirundo rustica isolate bHirRus1 chromosome W, bHirRus1.pri.v3, whole genome shotgun sequence:
ACATCTGGTaaggtcctgatgttatttttgacaaccaatttttgcagcacaatggtccgcttaccaatctccagacccaggtacttccaaggcagcatcctttgaatcttttcctcctgaagctcgaatcctgcagcaaccaaagaatcgagTGTCAGGTCGAGcgcgtgggacagtaagtcatcattgggggcacacacaagcacatcatccatatagtgCAGGATGATGacttctcctacagctgcacgcactggggacagcagggaagagaggtacccctgacaaatagatggcgagtttttcatcccttggggaagaaatttccaatggtatcttttcctcagggcttcttggttgagggtagggaccgaGAAGGCGAAACATGGGGCAttgtcagggtgcagaggaatctggaaaaaacaatctttgatatcaataattgccaaattccaattttgggggagcatcgGTGGAGATGGCATCCCTGGTCGaagagaacccatgtcctcaacgacattattaatttgacggagaTCATGGAGGAGCCgtcacttgcctttgtttgccttttttataacaaagactggggaacTCCAcggagacgtggtttccacaatgtggcctttagctagctgttcatccactagctcctgaagtgccttcaatttttctttactgagcggccactTCTCTACCCAGACTGgagaatcagttttccaattgagtttctgggtagggcgctcttcagtggccgcagcctgaaaaaccaggggggcatctggaatgctgatcgtgaccccccactgggccatcaggtctctcccccacaagagctctgaataatctaaaacaagTGGACacagtgtagctaattgtccatttggccccttaatttgcagaacactttttgatttttttgcccatttcatcCCCCCTACACCTTCTACGTGCCCAGACACATTTTGCAGctcccaatgtgagggccacatcctttctggtgcAATCGTTACATACGCacctgtgtccaaaacccctttgaggtTTACTACTTCCTCACCGTgacggacctcacaccctattatgagtttgtccctcccaataactcgtgtgggacaaacatcaaggtgtttgttccttgtgatgtcttttttagggaacgggtcaggtgctggaattgcctgagctattatctgccccttaggcagaaacaaaggtgggcggATACAGCGCAGCCAGggaactagttgtttagggtttgatgaggcAAGACccggaaggatctcgatctctctcagtgtgtacttggtgtccccaaggatgacatacttactgccaacatgttgccaggagcctagcacttgtagatccaatgaacctaaatgccagtctgtgtcacttaggtgcaaggattctgtcagttgcaacctaaaaggcttttggagacattctgtggttagacagggtctgctcacgtcatgatctgaaagggtcatatctggtgacttctgctgaaaggtagaactggttatagcaggattatttaatttaacatttgcattttctagtttttcatcccccctcctcggacttgccccatttatgtcggCATGCTGGGCAAGCAGGTGCTCACTTTTTAGTTTTTGGAAAAATCCCCTTTGGACCCTTGAGACCccccgcccccattgtcccgaaagtcctgaaattgcttctttaaagggcattgagatgcccaatgtccagcctgatcacacaggagacacgtcgttcttctcttgggcggtggcctTGGCACAGGCTCAGGGGGCATGGTgtctgctgcggcagctctttgcggtggtctgaatgcatctctggaactgtggtttaggtgagctgtcatgaagggaaccttctgGGTACACAcgtggagcatgtcatctaaggttggcacTGGTTCCAAGGGGAGGCTGAGGATGGTTGCCTTGCACTATTGGTTcgcattggtcagtgccatctcctccagaaCCTGTTCTTGGcctccttctttcttaacctgtaactcgatagctcgggttaatcgctccacaaatgttacaaaaggttctgatggaagctgcttcattttactgtaaggttggaaaggcccattgggctggattgaaaagaatgctttggaagcagcatgtTTAATGcgctccaaaacagcta
This genomic window contains:
- the LOC120764858 gene encoding uncharacterized protein LOC120764858 isoform X2; this encodes MPFKEAISGLSGQWGRGVSRVQRGFFQKLKSEHLLAQHADINGASPRRGDEKLENANVKLNNPAITSSTFQQKSPDMTLSDHDVSRPCLTTECLQKPFRLQLTESLHLSDTDWHLGSLDLQVLGSWQHVGSKYVILGDTKYTLREIEILPGLASSNPKQLVPWLRCIRPPLFLPKGQIIAQAIPAPDPFPKKDITRNKHLDVCPTRVIGRDKLIIGCEVRHGEEVVNLKGVLDTGAYVTIAPERMWPSHWELQNVSGHVEGVGGMKWAKKSKSVLQIKGPNGQLATLCPLVLDYSELLWGRDLMAQWGVTISIPDAPLVFQAAATEERPTQKLNWKTDSPVWVEKWPLSKEKLKALQELVDEQLAKGHIVETTSPWSSPVFVIKKANKGK